The Anabaena sp. WA102 genome contains a region encoding:
- a CDS encoding TldD/PmbA family protein translates to MTTKLADVQNLLSDLISRYSSRVDYLMIRLEEAEGTDIVLRGDKVETLSEGISIGGHVRTCYKGGWGLSSFNKLATIEERIEEAIAAARIVGDEETILAAIDPVQAVCKLPLLGTDPRQVSLKQKKQLCDRYTDLLKTVDHRITTTSVHYSDSTQRVIIITSEGTFIDQSWVDMEMRFAATARNGDTVQTGRETTGSRKAYEDLTNLDKQVKGAAERAVTSLFLPSVKGNTYTVVIDPILSGLFVHEAFGHLSEADMAYENPDILEVMTLGRRFGPEELQIFDGAAPQGHRGSYFYDDEGTPATTTQLIEDGVLVGRLHSRETAGKLAEKPTGNARCLNYHYSPIVRMTNTWIERGKTPVADLFTGIKEGVFAQNWLGGMTNGEMFTFSAGEAWMIRNGKIAEPVKDVTLSGNVFQTLADIEAIGDDFYWDESGGCGKGGQNGLPVGCGGPSLRIRDVVVGGESGE, encoded by the coding sequence ATGACTACTAAACTTGCTGATGTTCAAAATCTTCTCTCAGATTTAATTTCCCGTTATTCTTCCCGTGTGGATTATTTAATGATTCGCTTGGAGGAAGCTGAAGGAACAGATATTGTTTTGCGTGGTGATAAAGTGGAAACTCTCAGCGAGGGAATTTCTATTGGTGGTCATGTTCGCACTTGTTATAAAGGTGGTTGGGGATTAAGTAGTTTTAATAAACTAGCAACCATTGAAGAGCGCATAGAAGAGGCGATCGCCGCAGCCCGGATAGTGGGTGATGAGGAAACTATACTTGCAGCCATTGATCCCGTACAAGCCGTATGTAAATTACCTCTGTTGGGTACTGATCCCCGTCAGGTTTCGCTAAAGCAGAAAAAGCAATTATGCGATCGCTATACTGACTTACTTAAAACAGTTGATCATCGAATTACTACCACCTCAGTTCATTATAGTGACAGTACCCAAAGAGTAATTATTATCACATCTGAAGGAACTTTCATTGATCAATCTTGGGTAGATATGGAAATGCGCTTTGCAGCCACAGCCAGGAATGGGGACACTGTCCAAACTGGCAGAGAAACCACTGGTTCTCGCAAAGCCTACGAAGATCTAACTAATTTAGACAAACAAGTTAAAGGTGCAGCAGAAAGAGCAGTTACGTCTTTATTTTTACCATCTGTTAAGGGTAATACGTACACTGTAGTTATTGATCCTATTCTCAGCGGTTTATTTGTGCATGAAGCTTTTGGACATCTTTCTGAAGCAGATATGGCTTATGAAAACCCTGATATTCTGGAAGTCATGACTCTAGGACGACGTTTCGGACCCGAAGAACTGCAAATATTTGATGGTGCTGCACCCCAAGGACATCGCGGTAGTTATTTTTACGACGATGAAGGTACACCAGCGACAACTACCCAGTTAATTGAAGATGGTGTATTAGTTGGTAGACTGCATTCTCGTGAAACTGCTGGGAAATTAGCAGAAAAACCCACAGGAAATGCCCGTTGTCTGAATTATCACTATTCCCCTATTGTGAGAATGACAAATACCTGGATTGAACGGGGGAAAACCCCAGTCGCGGACTTATTTACGGGGATTAAAGAAGGTGTTTTTGCCCAAAATTGGTTAGGGGGAATGACGAACGGGGAAATGTTCACTTTTAGTGCTGGGGAAGCTTGGATGATTAGAAATGGCAAAATTGCTGAACCTGTAAAGGATGTGACCCTTTCCGGTAACGTTTTCCAAACCCTCGCAGATATCGAAGCCATTGGTGATGATTTTTACTGGGATGAATCCGGCGGTTGTGGTAAAGGTGGACAAAATGGTTTACCCGTCGGTTGCGGTGGTCCGAGTTTACGCATTCGGGATGTTGTGGTGGGAGGAGAAAGTGGAGAATAG
- a CDS encoding diflavin flavoprotein, whose amino-acid sequence MTTKPRDVQILPIGTDTIILRSRSWARLRFEIEYALAKGTTANSYLIQGDKNALVDPPGETFTEIYLAALQQRFDVKKLDYVILGHVNPNRAATLKALLEIAPQITFVCSNPGAINLRAALEKDDLQILVMRGEDTLDLGKGHHLQFIPTPNPRYADELCTWDPQTEILFSDKLFGAHICSDQVFDEGWEVFNEDRRYYFDCLMAPHARQIETALEKLADLPVRMYATGHGPMVRYGLIDITKGYREWTKQQTSADMTVALIYASAYGNTATLAQAIARGITKAGVSVEAINCEFTEPQEIKAAIAKSAGFVIGSPTLGGHAPTPVQTALGIVLSTATNNKLAGVFGSFGWSGEAVDLIESKLKDAGYRFGFDTIRVKFKPNEVTLQTCEEAGTDFAQALKRAAKKSVVAKQPASNVEQAVGRIVGSICVVTATQGDVKTGMLASWVTQASFNPPGLTIAVAKERAMESLSYTNNKFVVNILAEGKEIRKQFMKVYAPGQDRFAGLDIQEANNGGIILNGALAYLECSVQSRMESGDHWLVYATVDDGKVLNQDAVTAVHYRKSASYY is encoded by the coding sequence ATGACCACTAAACCCCGTGACGTGCAAATATTGCCCATTGGTACAGATACCATAATATTGCGATCGCGCAGTTGGGCTAGATTAAGATTTGAAATTGAATATGCTTTAGCTAAGGGAACAACGGCTAATTCTTATCTCATCCAAGGCGATAAAAATGCCCTTGTTGACCCCCCTGGCGAAACTTTTACCGAAATTTATCTCGCAGCATTACAACAGCGGTTTGATGTCAAAAAACTCGATTATGTAATTCTTGGTCACGTTAACCCCAACCGCGCCGCAACATTAAAAGCATTACTGGAAATCGCCCCCCAAATTACCTTTGTTTGTTCTAACCCAGGGGCGATAAATTTACGCGCAGCTTTGGAAAAAGACGATTTACAAATTTTGGTTATGCGGGGAGAAGATACCCTCGATTTAGGAAAAGGCCATCATTTACAATTTATTCCCACACCTAACCCCCGTTACGCGGACGAACTTTGTACCTGGGACCCACAAACGGAAATTTTGTTTTCTGATAAACTATTTGGAGCGCATATTTGCTCAGATCAAGTTTTTGATGAAGGTTGGGAAGTATTTAACGAAGATAGACGCTATTATTTTGACTGTTTAATGGCACCTCACGCCAGACAAATCGAAACGGCTTTGGAGAAATTGGCAGATTTGCCGGTGCGAATGTACGCTACTGGTCATGGACCAATGGTGCGCTATGGTTTAATTGACATCACCAAAGGCTATCGGGAATGGACTAAACAGCAAACTTCCGCTGATATGACAGTGGCTTTAATTTATGCCTCAGCTTATGGCAATACTGCAACTTTAGCACAGGCGATCGCTCGCGGTATCACTAAAGCCGGTGTCAGTGTCGAAGCCATTAACTGCGAATTTACCGAACCCCAAGAAATCAAAGCCGCAATTGCAAAATCCGCCGGTTTCGTCATAGGTTCACCCACATTAGGAGGACACGCACCCACACCAGTCCAAACAGCTTTAGGAATTGTCCTTTCTACCGCAACTAACAATAAATTAGCCGGTGTATTTGGTTCTTTTGGTTGGAGTGGAGAAGCCGTTGATTTAATCGAAAGTAAACTCAAAGACGCAGGTTACAGATTTGGATTTGACACCATTCGCGTTAAATTCAAACCTAATGAAGTCACTTTACAAACCTGCGAAGAAGCAGGAACTGACTTTGCCCAAGCATTGAAACGCGCCGCCAAAAAATCAGTTGTCGCTAAACAACCAGCAAGTAATGTCGAACAAGCTGTAGGGCGGATTGTTGGTTCTATATGTGTGGTTACAGCCACTCAAGGTGATGTTAAAACGGGAATGTTAGCATCTTGGGTAACACAAGCCAGTTTTAATCCTCCTGGTTTAACCATTGCGGTAGCTAAAGAACGAGCTATGGAATCCTTATCCTATACAAATAACAAATTTGTAGTCAATATCTTGGCGGAAGGGAAAGAAATTCGTAAGCAATTTATGAAAGTTTACGCCCCTGGACAAGATAGATTTGCAGGTTTGGACATTCAAGAAGCCAACAATGGCGGGATTATTCTCAATGGTGCTTTAGCGTATTTGGAATGTTCTGTCCAAAGTCGGATGGAATCTGGTGATCATTGGTTAGTTTATGCCACTGTTGATGATGGTAAAGTCTTAAATCAAGATGCTGTCACAGCGGTACATTATCGCAAATCCGCGAGTTATTATTAA
- a CDS encoding diflavin flavoprotein: MVLLTEKLEKRLTINTVEISEDTTAIRSLDWERDRFDIEFGLQNGTTYNSFLIRGEKIALVDTSHEKFRKLYFDTLTGLINPQDIDYLIVSHTEPDHSGLVKDLLQLAPHITVVASKVAIQFLEDMVHQPFNRKIVKNGDRLDLGNGHEFEFVIAPNLHWPDTIFSFDHKTQILYTCDAFGLHYCSESTFDDNLAAIEADFQYYYDCLMGPNARSVLSAMKRMGELKTIRMIATGHGPLLYHNVEELTGRYRSWSQGQTKAETPVGIFYVSEYGFGDRIAQSIANGMTKTGVAVEIVDLASVNELQELRELVGRCTGLVVGMPPTSGNSNIQAALSTVLGSAKEKQAIGIFETGGGDDEPTYPLLNKFRALGLNIAFPVIEIRDTPTANTYKKCEEAGTDLGQWVTRDKSIKAMKSLAADLDKALGRISGGLYIITAKKDDVSSAMLASWVSQASFKPLGFSIAVAKDRAIESLMQVGDRFVLNVLEEGNYQPLMKHFLKRFAPGADRFQGVKTQPAENGAPILTDALAYIECEVVSRMDCGDHWAVYSTAYAGRVSNPDAMTAVHHRKVGNHY; this comes from the coding sequence ATGGTATTGCTTACCGAGAAACTAGAAAAGCGTCTGACTATAAATACTGTAGAGATTAGTGAAGATACTACCGCAATTCGGTCTTTAGATTGGGAGCGCGATCGCTTTGATATTGAGTTTGGTTTACAAAATGGTACAACCTACAACTCTTTTCTGATTCGGGGGGAAAAAATCGCCCTGGTTGATACTTCCCATGAAAAGTTTCGCAAACTTTATTTTGATACTCTCACCGGTTTAATTAATCCCCAAGATATTGATTATTTAATTGTTAGTCACACTGAACCAGATCACAGCGGTTTAGTAAAAGACTTACTACAACTCGCTCCTCATATAACTGTAGTTGCGTCAAAAGTGGCAATTCAGTTTTTGGAGGACATGGTACATCAACCATTTAACCGCAAAATTGTCAAAAATGGCGATCGCCTAGATTTAGGAAATGGGCACGAATTTGAATTTGTCATAGCTCCTAATTTACACTGGCCGGATACCATTTTCAGCTTTGACCACAAAACCCAAATTCTCTACACCTGCGACGCTTTTGGGTTACATTACTGCTCAGAAAGTACCTTTGATGACAATTTAGCAGCAATAGAAGCCGATTTTCAATATTACTACGATTGTTTAATGGGTCCAAATGCCCGTTCCGTCCTGTCCGCAATGAAGCGCATGGGAGAATTGAAAACAATTCGCATGATTGCCACCGGACACGGACCCCTACTATACCATAATGTTGAAGAATTAACCGGACGTTATCGCAGTTGGAGTCAAGGACAAACCAAAGCGGAAACCCCTGTAGGGATATTTTACGTCTCCGAGTACGGTTTTGGCGATCGCATTGCCCAATCTATTGCTAACGGGATGACAAAAACTGGTGTCGCTGTCGAAATAGTAGATTTAGCCAGCGTCAACGAATTACAAGAACTGCGGGAACTGGTAGGACGTTGTACAGGCTTAGTTGTAGGAATGCCCCCAACTTCAGGCAATTCTAACATTCAAGCCGCCCTCAGCACCGTTTTAGGTTCTGCCAAAGAAAAACAAGCAATTGGTATTTTTGAAACCGGTGGAGGAGATGATGAACCCACCTATCCCCTATTAAATAAATTCCGGGCTTTAGGCTTAAATATCGCTTTCCCCGTCATTGAAATTCGGGACACACCCACAGCCAACACCTATAAAAAGTGTGAAGAAGCGGGTACAGACTTAGGACAATGGGTGACAAGAGACAAAAGCATCAAAGCCATGAAATCCCTTGCGGCTGATTTAGATAAAGCCTTGGGAAGAATTAGCGGTGGTTTATATATCATCACAGCCAAAAAAGACGACGTATCCAGCGCCATGTTAGCTTCCTGGGTAAGTCAAGCCAGTTTCAAACCCCTGGGCTTTTCCATCGCCGTCGCCAAAGATCGAGCCATAGAATCACTCATGCAAGTAGGCGATCGCTTCGTCCTCAATGTACTCGAAGAAGGCAACTATCAACCATTAATGAAACACTTCTTAAAAAGATTTGCTCCTGGTGCAGATCGTTTTCAAGGAGTCAAAACCCAACCTGCCGAAAACGGCGCACCCATCCTCACCGATGCCCTAGCATACATAGAATGCGAAGTTGTCAGCCGCATGGATTGTGGCGATCATTGGGCAGTATACAGCACAGCCTACGCCGGTAGAGTATCAAACCCCGATGCCATGACAGCAGTACACCACCGCAAAGTAGGAAACCACTATTAA
- a CDS encoding Uma2 family endonuclease, whose product MYQTDPPRSAKEFLPTMYDLPSEDPEEPGLPDEFHLLQPQLLRETFCPSKFPENQVFIATDLNLYYDVHHPLWYKRPDWFAVVDVPRLYAQKELRLSYVVWQEGVNPFVVVEFISPGTEKEDLGRTLRDASQPPTKWEVYERVLRVPYYLVFDRYTDQLRAFQLQGSSYAELEINQLRVWLNDIELGLGLWQGVYQGIERQWLRWYDASGNWVLTPAERERKQGEKERRRAERLAAQLRALGVEPDFGDDEEG is encoded by the coding sequence ATGTATCAAACAGACCCACCGCGTTCTGCTAAGGAATTCCTACCGACAATGTATGATTTACCTAGCGAAGATCCAGAGGAACCCGGGTTGCCAGACGAATTTCATCTTTTACAACCGCAGTTATTACGGGAAACTTTTTGTCCGTCAAAGTTCCCGGAAAATCAGGTATTTATCGCCACAGACTTAAATCTTTACTACGATGTTCATCATCCATTATGGTATAAACGCCCTGACTGGTTCGCTGTCGTTGATGTCCCCAGGTTGTATGCACAAAAAGAACTGCGGCTGAGTTATGTAGTTTGGCAAGAAGGCGTTAATCCTTTTGTAGTGGTAGAATTTATTTCACCAGGAACAGAAAAAGAAGATTTAGGGAGAACCCTACGAGATGCTAGTCAACCTCCAACTAAGTGGGAAGTTTACGAACGAGTTTTAAGAGTACCCTATTATCTAGTTTTTGACCGTTACACTGACCAGTTAAGAGCATTTCAGTTACAGGGAAGTAGTTATGCTGAATTGGAAATCAATCAACTGCGTGTATGGCTAAATGATATTGAATTAGGTTTGGGACTGTGGCAAGGTGTCTATCAAGGCATTGAACGGCAGTGGTTACGCTGGTATGATGCTTCAGGTAACTGGGTTCTCACACCGGCAGAACGGGAAAGAAAACAAGGGGAGAAAGAAAGAAGACGTGCAGAAAGATTAGCAGCACAATTACGCGCTCTTGGTGTTGAACCAGATTTTGGTGATGATGAAGAGGGCTAA
- a CDS encoding pantothenate kinase, which translates to MNNHPQSKDQQRLSIVLIVGNSRLHWALFIDKTLYSTGDIFHLSASIIQQLAQCPTLDNWLTAISLPNNLPIIPDYPIPLILASVVPSQTALWQSYPHLRLITLEDVPLERMYPTLGIDRALAVWGAGITWGFPTLVIDAGTALTFTGADNHQCFVGGAILPGLGLQFASLGQETGQLPLLKPGLMISLPLHFAMNTSDAIQSGVIYTLLSGIKDFIEAWWRLFPGSQVVMTGGDSNLLKTYLYQQVPDIAERLIVDNYLIFQGIGNIVIR; encoded by the coding sequence GTGAACAATCATCCTCAGTCAAAAGACCAACAGCGTCTTTCCATAGTCCTAATTGTGGGCAATTCCCGCCTTCATTGGGCATTATTCATAGATAAAACCCTATACTCAACTGGGGACATATTTCATCTATCTGCATCTATTATCCAACAATTAGCTCAATGTCCAACCTTAGATAATTGGCTGACAGCGATTTCTCTACCTAACAATCTTCCCATTATTCCAGATTATCCTATACCCCTGATTCTCGCTTCTGTCGTTCCTAGTCAAACCGCACTGTGGCAAAGTTACCCTCATTTGCGTCTGATTACTTTAGAAGATGTACCATTAGAGAGAATGTATCCCACATTAGGAATTGATAGGGCTTTAGCGGTATGGGGTGCGGGAATAACTTGGGGATTTCCCACATTAGTAATTGATGCTGGTACAGCATTGACTTTTACAGGTGCAGACAATCATCAATGCTTTGTTGGTGGGGCAATTTTGCCGGGTTTAGGGTTACAATTTGCCAGTTTAGGGCAAGAAACCGGACAATTACCATTATTAAAACCTGGTTTAATGATATCTTTACCACTACATTTTGCCATGAATACATCAGATGCAATTCAAAGTGGCGTAATTTACACTTTATTAAGTGGGATAAAGGATTTTATTGAGGCTTGGTGGCGGTTATTTCCTGGTAGTCAGGTTGTAATGACTGGTGGTGATAGTAATTTATTGAAAACCTATCTTTATCAACAAGTTCCAGATATAGCAGAACGATTAATTGTAGATAATTATTTGATATTTCAGGGAATTGGAAATATAGTGATTAGGTAA
- the cobW gene encoding cobalamin biosynthesis protein CobW yields the protein MATKIPVTVITGFLGSGKTSIIRHLLQNNQGRRIAVLVNEFGELGIDGELLKSCQICPEDETEANPETNIFELTNGCLCCTVQEEFYPTMRELIKRRDSIDYIIIETSGLALPKPLIKAFRWQEIRNAATVDAVITVVDCAAVAAGTFASDLDAIAAQRQEDDSLEHETPLQELFEDQLACADLVILNKTDLVDSETQAQVLELVKDELPRVVKIVSSDYGKLDPSILLGFAAAVEDNLDDRPSHHDTEEDHDHDDEINSTHVILDRTFDPEKLQATLEKLAQEQEIYRIKGFVAVANKPMRLVMQGVGNRFDKFYDRPWKVEEAKQTSLVFIGRNLQSSAIESQLVAL from the coding sequence ATGGCTACAAAAATCCCCGTTACCGTCATCACAGGCTTCTTAGGAAGCGGTAAAACCAGCATTATCCGTCACCTCCTCCAAAACAACCAAGGACGACGGATAGCAGTATTAGTCAACGAATTTGGCGAACTGGGGATAGATGGAGAATTATTGAAATCCTGTCAAATTTGCCCTGAAGATGAAACAGAAGCAAATCCAGAAACTAACATATTTGAACTGACAAACGGCTGTTTATGCTGCACGGTTCAAGAGGAATTTTACCCGACAATGCGGGAATTAATTAAACGCCGCGATAGCATAGATTATATTATCATTGAAACCTCTGGTTTAGCATTACCAAAACCCTTAATTAAAGCCTTTCGTTGGCAAGAAATCCGCAACGCTGCTACAGTAGATGCAGTAATTACAGTAGTAGATTGTGCCGCAGTTGCAGCGGGAACATTTGCTAGTGATTTAGATGCGATCGCCGCCCAACGCCAAGAAGATGATAGTCTAGAACATGAAACACCATTACAAGAATTGTTTGAAGATCAACTTGCTTGTGCTGATTTAGTAATTTTGAATAAAACTGATTTGGTTGATAGTGAAACACAAGCACAAGTCCTAGAATTAGTCAAGGATGAATTACCTAGAGTTGTGAAAATTGTCTCTAGTGATTATGGTAAATTAGATCCATCTATCTTATTAGGATTTGCTGCCGCAGTTGAAGATAATTTAGATGATCGTCCTAGTCATCACGACACAGAAGAAGACCATGATCATGATGATGAAATTAACTCAACTCACGTGATTTTAGACCGGACATTTGACCCCGAAAAACTACAAGCAACATTAGAAAAGCTGGCACAAGAACAAGAAATATACAGAATTAAAGGTTTTGTGGCGGTTGCTAATAAACCCATGCGGTTAGTTATGCAAGGTGTGGGAAATAGATTTGATAAATTTTATGATCGTCCTTGGAAAGTAGAAGAAGCAAAACAAACCAGTTTAGTTTTTATCGGTCGTAATTTACAATCTTCAGCAATAGAATCTCAATTAGTAGCTTTGTAA
- a CDS encoding DUF3181 family protein gives MAKTNTTELLETLAAEIGESVYIDIAKWHLYLSDAKLHNVVAEKLYPLITSKSVNEDQVIAALESITVKVGGGRNEISLINLLPLQCQVTLVDIVEKYQREI, from the coding sequence ATGGCTAAAACTAATACCACAGAATTACTAGAAACCCTAGCCGCCGAAATTGGTGAAAGTGTTTATATAGATATTGCAAAATGGCATCTTTATCTATCTGATGCCAAACTGCATAATGTTGTGGCTGAAAAATTGTATCCTTTAATTACTTCTAAAAGCGTTAATGAAGATCAAGTCATTGCTGCTTTAGAATCTATTACTGTTAAAGTTGGCGGTGGCAGAAATGAAATATCTTTAATTAATTTGTTGCCCTTACAATGTCAAGTTACCTTAGTAGATATTGTCGAAAAATATCAACGGGAAATCTAA
- a CDS encoding 4a-hydroxytetrahydrobiopterin dehydratase, producing MAAQKLSETELTLALNSLPGWQIKEGKLYKEYKFSSFATALGWMVSAGVHAEKLGHHPEWFNVYNTVQVNLITHDIGNAISNLDVELAKKMEELAP from the coding sequence ATGGCAGCCCAAAAATTGAGCGAAACCGAACTAACATTAGCCCTGAATAGTTTACCAGGATGGCAAATCAAAGAGGGCAAATTATACAAAGAATATAAATTTAGCTCTTTTGCAACGGCGTTGGGTTGGATGGTTAGTGCGGGTGTTCACGCGGAAAAACTTGGACATCACCCGGAATGGTTTAATGTTTACAATACTGTTCAGGTTAATCTTATTACCCACGATATCGGTAATGCTATCAGCAATTTAGATGTGGAACTGGCAAAGAAAATGGAGGAATTAGCGCCGTAA
- a CDS encoding Uma2 family endonuclease translates to MLQALPKIVTFAEFIEWLPDKGRYELHDGVIVEMNPPVGFHEDIICFLAERITAEYLRLNLPYGIPKTTFVKTPGSESSYLPDVLVINRNILATDPNWRKSAVISEPDSIPLVIEVVSTNWQDDYYKKLGDYERLGIAEYWIVDYLALGSKRFIGSPKQPTIPIHQLIDREYQISQFTGSELIVSSTFPELKLTAEQIFKAGNIN, encoded by the coding sequence ATGCTTCAAGCCTTACCAAAAATAGTAACTTTTGCAGAATTTATAGAATGGCTACCTGATAAGGGACGCTATGAATTACATGATGGAGTAATTGTTGAAATGAATCCACCCGTAGGTTTTCATGAAGATATTATTTGTTTTTTAGCTGAGAGAATCACGGCTGAGTATTTACGATTGAATTTACCGTATGGAATCCCAAAAACCACTTTTGTGAAAACACCAGGAAGCGAATCCAGCTATTTACCAGATGTGTTAGTAATCAATAGAAACATTCTAGCAACTGACCCAAACTGGAGAAAATCAGCAGTAATTTCTGAACCTGATTCGATTCCTTTAGTTATTGAAGTTGTGAGTACAAATTGGCAAGATGATTATTATAAAAAGCTGGGAGATTATGAAAGATTAGGTATTGCTGAATATTGGATTGTGGATTATTTAGCACTGGGAAGTAAAAGGTTTATTGGTAGTCCTAAACAACCAACTATTCCTATTCATCAACTGATAGATAGAGAATACCAAATTAGTCAATTTACAGGTAGTGAATTGATAGTATCATCAACTTTCCCAGAATTAAAGTTGACTGCTGAACAAATTTTTAAAGCTGGTAATATTAATTAA
- a CDS encoding ABA4-like family protein, with translation MNITDLFNVANLFVLPFWALMILLPNWNITRKVMESYLPFVVLAGAYLYLFVTSITPENAAALSNPQLADIAKFFSNETAAATGWIHFLVMDLFVGRWIYWQGQKTGIWTIHSIALCLFAGPLGVLSHIFTYWITKAFSKDSEGVTATQKAEV, from the coding sequence ATGAATATCACAGATTTGTTTAACGTTGCCAATCTTTTTGTTTTGCCTTTTTGGGCTTTAATGATTTTATTGCCTAACTGGAATATCACCCGCAAGGTAATGGAATCTTATTTACCTTTTGTAGTTTTAGCGGGTGCATATTTGTACTTATTTGTTACCAGTATTACCCCAGAAAACGCCGCAGCTTTATCAAATCCTCAATTAGCAGATATAGCCAAGTTTTTTAGTAATGAAACTGCTGCTGCTACAGGCTGGATTCACTTTTTGGTTATGGATTTATTTGTTGGTAGATGGATTTATTGGCAAGGTCAAAAAACCGGAATTTGGACAATTCACTCGATAGCTTTGTGTTTATTTGCAGGTCCTTTAGGTGTCCTTTCTCATATTTTCACCTATTGGATTACCAAGGCTTTTTCTAAAGATTCTGAAGGTGTGACAGCCACACAAAAAGCAGAAGTTTAG
- a CDS encoding DNA polymerase, whose product MNKPVIWINGDCLSPQNPAFQQYPQTPALWVWDDALIAEWQISLKRLTFIYECLLELPVEIRRGNIAEQVLAFAKEHNTNLVVTTDSPSPRFDDICDQIEKSVKLEVFAVEPFFEYDGYIDLKRFSRYWKVAEKYVFE is encoded by the coding sequence ATGAATAAACCAGTTATTTGGATCAATGGAGACTGTCTGAGTCCCCAAAACCCTGCATTTCAGCAATATCCCCAAACCCCAGCCCTTTGGGTTTGGGATGATGCTTTAATTGCAGAATGGCAAATTAGCCTCAAACGCCTGACTTTCATTTATGAATGTTTGCTAGAATTACCTGTAGAAATTCGCCGGGGAAATATAGCAGAACAAGTTTTAGCTTTTGCGAAGGAACATAATACTAATTTAGTTGTAACTACAGATAGTCCCAGTCCCAGGTTTGATGATATTTGTGATCAAATAGAAAAGTCTGTAAAGTTGGAAGTTTTTGCTGTAGAACCGTTTTTTGAATATGACGGATATATTGATTTAAAGCGGTTTTCCCGTTATTGGAAAGTAGCAGAAAAATATGTTTTTGAATAA